A single genomic interval of Devosia oryziradicis harbors:
- the der gene encoding ribosome biogenesis GTPase Der, with amino-acid sequence MTVTVAIVGRPNVGKSTLFNRLVGRKIALVDDTPGVTRDRREAEGRIADLTFRILDTAGYEDVKDGSLEDRMRQQTELAIKEADVILFMIDARAGVVPLDQRFAQVLRKAGKDVHLVGNKAESGAAEAGLVEAFKLGFGEAIALSAEHGLGLSELYSIVSAAIDRVAAEKEAAGAAEIADLDEMPEVDIDITADMLEGEGDEATLRWNPKRYLNVAIVGRPNAGKSTLINRMVGEERVLVGPEAGITRDSILVPWEWEGRVINLVDTAGIRKRSRVTEKLEKLAVGDSLRSIQYAEVVVLMLDATIPFEKQDLALADLVEREGRALVIAVNKWDLIEDKNEHLKMLREECERLLPQLRGVPLVTLSGLTGKNIDKLMDAIFAIERNWNAHVSTARLNRWLSGMVDGHPPPAVSGRRLKLRYMTQAKTRPPSFILFASRPDVLPMAYQRYLVNGLREAFNIKGTPIRLWVRGGSENPYDDKAKRKIG; translated from the coding sequence ATGACCGTCACCGTTGCTATTGTCGGTCGTCCCAATGTCGGCAAGTCCACGCTGTTCAACCGGCTGGTCGGTCGCAAGATCGCCCTGGTCGACGACACCCCGGGCGTGACCCGCGACCGGCGTGAAGCCGAGGGCCGCATCGCGGACCTCACTTTCCGGATTCTCGATACGGCTGGCTATGAGGACGTCAAGGACGGTAGCCTCGAAGACCGGATGCGCCAGCAGACCGAACTGGCCATAAAGGAAGCCGACGTCATCCTGTTCATGATCGACGCGCGGGCCGGCGTCGTGCCGCTCGACCAGCGCTTTGCCCAGGTGCTGCGCAAGGCGGGCAAGGACGTGCACCTGGTCGGCAACAAGGCGGAGAGTGGCGCGGCGGAAGCGGGGCTGGTCGAAGCCTTCAAACTGGGCTTTGGCGAGGCCATCGCGCTGTCCGCCGAGCATGGACTGGGGCTGTCTGAACTCTATTCGATTGTCTCCGCCGCAATCGACCGGGTCGCAGCCGAGAAGGAAGCCGCAGGGGCCGCCGAGATTGCCGATCTCGATGAGATGCCCGAGGTCGACATCGATATTACCGCGGACATGCTCGAAGGCGAGGGCGACGAGGCAACCTTGCGCTGGAACCCCAAGCGCTACCTTAACGTGGCCATCGTGGGCCGGCCCAATGCCGGCAAGTCGACGCTGATCAACCGCATGGTGGGCGAAGAGCGTGTGCTGGTGGGTCCTGAGGCCGGCATCACCCGCGACTCGATCCTGGTGCCCTGGGAGTGGGAAGGCCGGGTGATCAACCTGGTCGACACCGCCGGCATCCGCAAGCGCTCGCGCGTCACCGAAAAGCTCGAAAAGCTGGCGGTGGGCGACAGCCTGCGCTCGATCCAATACGCCGAAGTCGTCGTGCTGATGCTCGACGCCACCATTCCGTTTGAAAAGCAGGATCTGGCGCTAGCCGATCTCGTCGAGCGCGAAGGGCGAGCTCTCGTGATAGCGGTCAACAAGTGGGACCTGATCGAGGACAAGAACGAGCATCTCAAGATGCTGCGCGAGGAATGCGAGCGCCTGCTGCCCCAACTGCGCGGCGTGCCACTGGTGACGCTGTCGGGCCTGACAGGCAAGAATATCGACAAGCTAATGGACGCCATCTTCGCCATCGAGCGCAATTGGAACGCCCACGTATCGACCGCCAGGCTCAACCGCTGGCTCAGCGGCATGGTCGACGGGCATCCGCCACCGGCCGTTTCCGGACGCCGGCTCAAGCTGCGATACATGACGCAGGCCAAGACGCGACCACCCAGCTTCATCCTCTTCGCCTCGCGGCCGGATGTGTTGCCGATGGCTTATCAGCGCTACCTGGTCAACGGACTGCGCGAGGCGTTCAACATCAAGGGCACGCCGATCCGGCTTTGGGTGCGCGGGGGCAGCGAAAACCCCTATGACGACAAGGCCAAGCGCAAGATCGGCTAG
- the guaA gene encoding glutamine-hydrolyzing GMP synthase, whose protein sequence is MQSTDLSDRPQSILIIDFGSQVTQLIARRIRETGVYCEVHPFNKSAAAFAEMQPKGIVFSGGPASVTEAGSPRAPQEIIDSGLPILAICYGQQTLCLQLGGQVEGGHHREFGRADVEILEPSALYEGIWEVGGKYPVWMSHGDRVTVLPDGFKVMATSPNAPFSIAGDESRKRYTTMFHPEVVHTPDGGKLLANFVHNIVGLKSDWTMSAYRAKMVEKIRAQVGSGKVICGLSGGVDSSVAAVLIHEAIGDQLTCIYVDHGLMRLNESEQVVTMFRDQYNIPLVHVDASKVFLRELEGQSDPETKRKIIGRLFIETFEEEARKLGGAKFLAQGTLYPDVIESVSFSGGPSVVIKSHHNVGGLPERMNMQLVEPLRELFKDEVRALGRELGLPESFIGRHPFPGPGLAIRCPGGITPEKLDILRQADAIYLDEIRKSGQYDKIWQAFAVLLPVQTVGVMGDGRTYEFVCALRAVTSVDGMTADFYQFDMNFLGRTATRIINEVRGINRVVYDVTSKPPGTIEWE, encoded by the coding sequence ATGCAAAGCACAGACCTGTCCGACCGCCCGCAATCGATCCTGATCATCGACTTCGGATCGCAAGTCACTCAGCTTATCGCGCGCCGTATTCGCGAGACGGGCGTCTATTGCGAAGTCCATCCGTTCAACAAGTCGGCGGCCGCCTTCGCCGAGATGCAGCCCAAGGGCATCGTCTTTTCAGGCGGGCCGGCATCGGTGACCGAGGCGGGCAGCCCGCGGGCACCGCAGGAAATCATCGATTCCGGCCTGCCGATCCTGGCGATATGCTACGGCCAGCAGACCCTGTGCCTGCAGCTTGGCGGCCAAGTCGAGGGCGGCCACCACCGCGAATTCGGCCGTGCCGATGTCGAAATCCTCGAGCCGTCCGCGCTTTACGAGGGCATCTGGGAAGTCGGCGGAAAATACCCGGTCTGGATGAGCCATGGCGACCGCGTGACGGTGCTCCCTGATGGATTCAAGGTCATGGCGACCTCGCCCAACGCACCCTTTTCCATTGCCGGCGACGAGTCCAGGAAGCGCTATACGACGATGTTCCATCCCGAGGTGGTGCACACCCCCGATGGTGGCAAGCTCCTGGCGAACTTCGTGCACAATATCGTCGGGCTCAAGTCAGATTGGACCATGTCGGCCTACCGGGCCAAGATGGTCGAGAAAATCCGCGCCCAGGTCGGTTCCGGCAAGGTGATCTGCGGACTTTCCGGTGGTGTCGACTCTTCCGTCGCGGCCGTGTTGATCCACGAAGCGATCGGCGACCAGCTCACCTGCATCTATGTCGATCACGGCCTGATGCGGCTCAACGAGAGCGAGCAGGTCGTGACCATGTTCCGCGACCAGTACAATATCCCGCTGGTGCATGTTGACGCGTCCAAGGTGTTCCTGCGCGAGTTGGAGGGGCAATCCGACCCCGAGACCAAGCGCAAGATCATCGGCCGCCTGTTCATCGAGACCTTCGAGGAAGAAGCCCGCAAGCTGGGCGGAGCCAAGTTCCTGGCCCAGGGGACCCTCTATCCGGACGTCATCGAGAGCGTAAGCTTTTCGGGTGGGCCGTCGGTCGTCATCAAGTCGCACCACAATGTGGGCGGCCTGCCCGAGCGCATGAACATGCAGCTCGTCGAGCCGCTGCGCGAGCTGTTCAAGGACGAAGTGCGGGCGCTGGGCCGCGAACTCGGCCTGCCCGAAAGCTTCATCGGCCGCCACCCCTTCCCCGGCCCTGGCCTCGCCATACGCTGCCCTGGCGGCATCACGCCGGAAAAGCTCGACATCCTGCGCCAGGCCGATGCCATCTATCTCGATGAAATCCGCAAGTCGGGCCAGTACGACAAGATCTGGCAGGCCTTTGCCGTGTTGCTGCCGGTGCAAACCGTCGGCGTAATGGGCGATGGCCGCACCTATGAATTCGTCTGCGCCCTGCGCGCCGTGACGTCAGTGGATGGCATGACAGCCGACTTCTACCAGTTCGACATGAACTTCCTCGGCCGCACGGCCACGCGCATCATCAACGAAGTGCGCGGCATCAACCGGGTGGTCTATGACGTGACCAGCAAGCCGCCCGGCACGATCGAGTGGGAATAG
- a CDS encoding tetratricopeptide repeat protein — protein MSEQNIFREVDEELRSDRMRALWRRFAPYVIGAAVGVVLVVAVNEGWTWYHTNNAAQSSDELYAAFDAIDGGDLPAAQTQLDALIANGSGSYPVLAQFRKAGLLAKEGSVADAVAAYDALANNQSNTRLRELALVLGGTLMIDAGTLADVESRVGSVAAEDSPLRNAAREALGLAQYKAGDFAAAQANFEAVANDPLTQSTVRNRMGYYLAQLLSQGAITAPPAVDSADAAATAIDEIVSDEAPAEETPAADAPADQPPAADAPAATTEAQPVTQ, from the coding sequence ATGTCCGAACAGAATATCTTCCGCGAAGTCGACGAGGAGCTGCGCAGCGATCGCATGCGCGCCCTGTGGCGCCGGTTTGCGCCCTATGTGATCGGCGCTGCGGTCGGTGTCGTGCTCGTGGTGGCGGTCAACGAAGGCTGGACCTGGTATCACACCAACAATGCCGCCCAGTCGTCCGACGAGCTCTATGCTGCCTTCGACGCGATCGATGGTGGCGATCTGCCGGCAGCGCAGACGCAGCTCGACGCCCTGATCGCCAACGGCTCGGGCAGCTATCCGGTGCTGGCCCAGTTCCGCAAGGCGGGCCTGCTGGCCAAGGAAGGCTCGGTCGCCGATGCCGTGGCCGCCTATGATGCGCTCGCCAACAACCAGTCCAATACCCGCCTGCGTGAACTCGCGCTGGTCCTGGGCGGCACGTTGATGATCGATGCGGGTACCCTGGCCGATGTGGAATCGCGCGTCGGCAGCGTTGCCGCCGAAGATAGCCCCCTGCGCAATGCGGCGCGCGAGGCGCTGGGGCTGGCGCAATACAAGGCCGGCGACTTTGCCGCTGCCCAGGCTAATTTCGAAGCCGTGGCCAATGATCCGCTGACCCAAAGTACCGTGCGCAACCGCATGGGCTATTACCTGGCCCAGCTGCTGTCGCAGGGTGCAATCACCGCGCCTCCCGCCGTTGACTCGGCCGACGCCGCCGCCACAGCCATCGACGAGATCGTCAGCGACGAAGCGCCTGCCGAGGAGACGCCGGCAGCGGATGCGCCGGCAGACCAGCCCCCTGCAGCGGATGCTCCCGCCGCCACCACCGAGGCGCAGCCGGTCACGCAATAA
- a CDS encoding DUF2339 domain-containing protein — protein MAFGVLLGAFYLIAPVVALILAVGHSGRVARLAAENASLKVRIDNLERRALHPTDPVTTTPPAAVPVDVPEAESVVEPVEPADPPPEQPDHIADEPEPAEPLDGGWAAAATTPAAVASPRPQFDWERFIGVRLPVWLGALALSLAGFFFVRYSIEAGLLTPAFRVFAVLLAAFGFLIAAELVRRRVKLDNGPAIAAALAAAGVATLVATAYLASVIYELVPITAGFIAMAAATAAGIAIALIFGRTVAIVGMLGGYVTPALMPSEQPSSAVLFAYLTAILVGIFFVIQRKGWWNIALVALLGPLVWIAAWASLPGFETDHIWGTAFLFAVSAIVLVAAYPSWSIADRPVSAQGRRGEPTNPGQAVVAAVALSSLGFAAFLVQSGYALPFWQGLLVFGAAAVALAFIWPVAMRYLPLAPLAATAVAMLGWENSEPAATLIIIAAAAIFGLFALDQFRRLQTPLLASGTAAFVALFFYIMALSKTVGWQGALDQPHSWALGALALAAALLALLWRFGPATEDAAVRDRVYAILASAVTAFLSLVVVLELDPLYYPAAAALEVLGLAYVHRRTGVGALRTVAIGLSAIYALLIVGAFNATGSTAAFSFDPAYAFAPSLSDSPWVLLILPGLAFLGAGYLFRRDDADVFADCLDVGGIAVAAIGFLVLGGADAATMRTAHSTIAKIALPELALAAAAIYAGRRWLRRTLYFGGLAVAVATTLAMALSVVLPVYTFWPYQEIAGAPVFNMSLLSLGLPSLALLAIGWFVRQDARLPIARTGIAISIAAVVFLFTLMVLDIRHAFHPLDLQGPTWDAESYTYSIAMLAFGAALLIIGVVIRNLGARALSFVFVLAATIKVFLFDAADLEGLWRVLSFLGMGLSFLAISWLYARFVFGLGRKTPEQPSPAT, from the coding sequence GTGGCATTCGGGGTACTGCTGGGCGCGTTCTATTTGATCGCGCCGGTTGTCGCCCTGATTTTGGCCGTGGGCCATTCAGGCCGGGTTGCCCGGCTGGCAGCCGAGAATGCGAGCCTCAAGGTCCGCATCGACAATCTCGAGCGCCGGGCGCTGCATCCGACCGACCCTGTTACGACAACGCCACCGGCTGCCGTCCCCGTGGACGTGCCCGAGGCCGAATCTGTCGTCGAACCGGTCGAGCCAGCCGACCCCCCGCCCGAACAACCCGATCATATTGCAGACGAGCCAGAACCCGCCGAGCCCCTGGATGGCGGGTGGGCAGCGGCCGCGACTACGCCTGCAGCGGTTGCTTCGCCGCGCCCGCAGTTCGACTGGGAGCGTTTCATCGGTGTCCGCCTACCGGTTTGGCTGGGTGCACTGGCCCTGTCGCTCGCCGGCTTCTTCTTCGTCCGCTACTCGATCGAAGCAGGCCTGCTGACGCCGGCCTTCCGCGTTTTCGCAGTCCTTCTGGCAGCGTTCGGCTTCCTGATTGCCGCCGAATTGGTACGGCGCCGCGTCAAGCTCGACAATGGTCCCGCCATTGCCGCCGCGCTGGCCGCTGCCGGCGTCGCGACGCTGGTCGCCACCGCATACCTGGCTTCCGTGATCTACGAACTGGTGCCGATCACAGCCGGGTTCATCGCTATGGCCGCAGCTACTGCCGCCGGTATCGCGATCGCCCTGATCTTTGGCCGCACTGTGGCCATTGTCGGCATGCTGGGTGGCTATGTGACGCCGGCGCTGATGCCCAGCGAGCAACCCTCCTCGGCAGTTCTGTTCGCCTATCTCACCGCCATCCTCGTCGGCATTTTCTTCGTTATACAGCGCAAGGGTTGGTGGAACATCGCGCTGGTCGCCCTGCTGGGGCCGCTGGTTTGGATTGCCGCCTGGGCTTCCCTGCCCGGCTTCGAGACCGACCACATCTGGGGAACGGCGTTCCTGTTCGCGGTGTCCGCAATTGTCCTGGTGGCTGCCTATCCAAGCTGGTCGATTGCGGATCGGCCCGTGTCGGCGCAGGGGCGCAGGGGCGAACCGACCAATCCTGGGCAAGCCGTTGTCGCGGCCGTGGCGCTCAGCAGCCTTGGCTTTGCGGCATTCCTGGTTCAATCGGGCTATGCGCTGCCATTCTGGCAGGGCCTCCTGGTGTTCGGCGCTGCGGCCGTTGCCCTGGCTTTCATTTGGCCCGTAGCCATGCGCTATCTGCCGCTGGCGCCGCTGGCGGCTACCGCAGTGGCCATGCTGGGATGGGAGAACAGCGAACCGGCGGCGACGCTGATCATCATTGCCGCCGCCGCGATCTTCGGCCTTTTCGCCCTGGACCAGTTCCGGCGTTTGCAGACACCGCTGCTCGCCTCGGGCACTGCTGCCTTTGTCGCGCTCTTTTTCTATATCATGGCCCTGAGCAAGACAGTGGGCTGGCAAGGCGCACTCGACCAGCCACACTCCTGGGCGCTCGGCGCCCTGGCATTGGCGGCAGCCCTGTTGGCCCTGCTGTGGCGGTTCGGACCTGCCACTGAAGATGCGGCGGTCCGCGATCGCGTCTATGCCATCCTCGCATCCGCAGTGACAGCCTTCCTGTCGCTCGTGGTCGTGCTCGAACTCGATCCGCTCTACTACCCCGCCGCGGCAGCCCTGGAAGTCCTCGGTCTCGCCTATGTGCATCGCCGCACCGGCGTTGGCGCGCTGCGCACGGTGGCCATTGGGCTCTCGGCAATCTATGCGCTGCTGATCGTCGGTGCTTTCAATGCGACCGGATCGACCGCCGCCTTCTCCTTCGATCCGGCCTATGCCTTCGCACCGTCGCTATCGGATTCGCCTTGGGTTCTCCTGATCCTGCCCGGCCTGGCTTTTCTGGGCGCCGGCTACCTGTTCAGGCGGGACGATGCCGATGTCTTCGCCGACTGCCTGGATGTCGGCGGCATTGCGGTGGCCGCCATCGGTTTCCTGGTGCTGGGGGGCGCCGATGCGGCAACAATGCGCACTGCTCACAGCACTATCGCAAAGATCGCCCTACCCGAGCTGGCCCTTGCCGCGGCAGCTATCTATGCCGGACGGCGTTGGCTGCGGCGCACGCTCTATTTCGGGGGCTTGGCCGTCGCCGTGGCCACCACCCTGGCAATGGCCCTGAGCGTCGTGCTGCCGGTCTACACATTCTGGCCCTATCAAGAAATTGCCGGCGCTCCCGTCTTCAACATGTCGCTGCTGTCGCTCGGCTTGCCCTCGCTGGCACTGCTGGCCATTGGCTGGTTCGTCCGGCAGGACGCGCGGTTGCCCATCGCCCGCACGGGTATCGCAATTTCGATCGCGGCCGTCGTATTCCTTTTCACGCTGATGGTGCTCGACATCCGGCACGCCTTCCACCCGCTGGATCTTCAGGGGCCAACGTGGGATGCGGAGTCCTACACCTATTCGATCGCCATGCTGGCTTTCGGTGCTGCGCTGCTGATCATCGGCGTTGTGATCCGGAACCTGGGCGCGCGCGCTCTCTCGTTCGTGTTCGTCCTCGCGGCGACTATCAAGGTGTTCCTGTTCGACGCGGCAGACCTGGAAGGGCTGTGGCGCGTCCTGTCGTTTCTGGGCATGGGCCTGTCGTTCCTCGCCATCAGCTGGCTTTATGCCCGCTTCGTGTTCGGCCTTGGCCGAAAAACGCCGGAGCAACCCAGTCCTGCAACCTGA
- a CDS encoding acyltransferase family protein, translated as MTPSHDRLYGADFVRASACFVVLFHHLAQRIDSRSALGANPFAQVFNSAGGFGVGMFFVLSGFLLARPFWQALDAGAPLPSLRVYAMRRAARIVPGFWLALTVTFILSFTVFGFALDGWLWLRYAAGLLLVSDWHWTTLFPVEINGPLWSIGFEVSSYVMLPLGFLALFALGQGRLRFWPGRVAWLGVIGVAVFAHWLFYTNVEVDPFNKGWNYGLQGGAKTWMPWFNPFGFFAMFATGALAAGVQVSLARARSVVFDIVAVVALVLTGATVWFLGLRGGGEFYGVLRVPYQFPGFHLVLGLALAAAPSSLVVGRILDNPLIAWLARISFGIYVWHYLVLELVRLYWAPEMAHGTMADPIKFLIASLVITVITLVIASLSWRWLELPVINWARTLEQRRPTSQRMPA; from the coding sequence ATGACACCTAGCCACGATCGCCTTTACGGGGCCGATTTTGTCCGCGCCAGCGCCTGCTTCGTCGTGCTGTTTCATCATCTCGCCCAGCGCATCGATTCCCGCAGCGCCCTTGGTGCCAATCCATTCGCCCAGGTATTCAACAGCGCGGGGGGGTTTGGCGTCGGCATGTTCTTCGTGCTGAGCGGTTTTCTCCTGGCCCGGCCGTTCTGGCAGGCACTCGACGCGGGCGCGCCCCTGCCTTCCCTTCGCGTCTATGCCATGCGCCGGGCAGCCCGCATCGTGCCTGGGTTCTGGCTCGCGCTCACGGTTACCTTCATCCTGAGTTTTACGGTGTTCGGCTTCGCGCTCGATGGCTGGCTGTGGCTGCGCTACGCCGCCGGACTGCTGCTGGTCAGTGATTGGCACTGGACGACGCTGTTTCCGGTCGAGATCAACGGTCCGCTCTGGTCCATCGGCTTCGAGGTCAGTTCCTATGTCATGCTGCCGCTGGGCTTTCTTGCCTTGTTTGCATTGGGGCAGGGCCGCTTGCGTTTCTGGCCGGGACGCGTGGCCTGGCTGGGCGTCATCGGCGTTGCCGTGTTTGCCCATTGGCTGTTCTACACCAATGTAGAAGTCGACCCCTTCAACAAGGGGTGGAACTACGGCCTGCAGGGTGGCGCCAAGACCTGGATGCCATGGTTCAACCCGTTCGGGTTTTTTGCCATGTTCGCCACCGGCGCCCTCGCCGCGGGGGTGCAGGTGAGCCTCGCCCGCGCCCGGTCGGTGGTGTTTGACATCGTGGCAGTCGTGGCCTTGGTCCTCACCGGCGCGACCGTATGGTTCCTGGGGCTGCGGGGCGGCGGCGAATTTTATGGCGTGCTGCGCGTACCCTACCAGTTCCCGGGCTTCCATCTGGTGCTTGGCCTGGCCTTGGCCGCTGCACCGTCAAGCCTGGTCGTGGGCCGGATTCTCGACAACCCGTTGATTGCCTGGCTCGCGCGCATTTCGTTTGGCATCTACGTCTGGCACTACCTTGTGCTGGAACTGGTGCGGCTCTATTGGGCACCCGAGATGGCGCATGGCACCATGGCCGATCCCATAAAATTTCTGATCGCCAGCCTGGTGATAACGGTTATCACCCTGGTGATTGCCTCGCTCTCGTGGCGGTGGCTGGAACTGCCCGTCATCAATTGGGCGCGCACGCTCGAGCAGCGTCGGCCAACCAGCCAGCGCATGCCTGCCTGA